In Bos indicus x Bos taurus breed Angus x Brahman F1 hybrid chromosome 23, Bos_hybrid_MaternalHap_v2.0, whole genome shotgun sequence, the genomic window ctttttttcctgtagttcaGGCAACAATCCTCAAACCTTTGAATGTTTctggctgttttatttttttttaactaagaatTCTGCTGAGGATGAAGAGGCGGTTAAAAGATAACATGTAGGGAAACCTCTAATTCTTGAACTTGTACtaaattttctgggtttttttttcctttaatagttTATTCTGTGAATGTCTTACATGCTCAAAATCCATCATTAGAAAATTTAAGAACATATTGATAGAATAGGGTGAAGTGTCTGAAAGGGATTTGatggaaataaagaaatatataaggTATTATTATTAACTTAATCAAACCTGAAAATTTAGGACAAAATGAACTAAGTCATAAGAAattgtggtctttttttttttttttttgagacttgctgtatgcttttattttttgtttgtttgtgtttttttgctttttaaatttttttttccaccacaggtatacatgtgttccccatcctggggagggaggagggttcaggatggggaggcaGTGATTTAGAGGGACTCCCCAGCTCCAAGCTTGGTGGTCAAAGGGACCCTGCATTCTTGCTGGGACTGTAGGAAGTGGGAAAGACTCAACTGTGCTGGTGTCAAGCAGAGAGTTGGTGATGCAGGAAAAAGGGTACAAATAAAGCACtttatctttttctccctctcatcCATCTTTCTGTGCAAGAAAACGCTGTTCCTACTTAAGCAGACTGTAAGTTGCCTGCAAACATTTCCTGTATCTGACCTTTCACAGAGTGAAATTTGAAATCTCAGAAGTGGGAAACTTCTTAATCAAATTTCATTAGCTAGCAATTACCAAatcataaggaaatggcaacccactccagtattcttgcctggaaaaccccatggacagaggagcctggcaggctacagtccatggggtcgctaagagtaggactgagtgacttcactttactttacttAAGACCACCCCTCAGAAGACAGCATTGTTCTAAACTAGTTACAGAGACACACTGTAGGATTATCTGTTCTCCTTCCTTAGATGGTTTTATTGAAACTTAgttcaaagaaggaaaggagattcCCAGAGTCACTCCTGTCCCAAATAGACTCTGGGAATTAAGAGAAAGGTACCACTTaagacttggagaattttgagcattactttactagcgtgtgagatgagtgcaactgtgcagtagtttgagcattctttggcattgcctttctttgggattggaatgaaaactgaccttttctagtcctgtggccactgctgagttttccaaatttgctggcacattgagtgcagcactttcacagcatcacctttcaggatttgaaatagctccactggaattccatcacctccactagctttgtttgtagtgatgctttctaaggcccacttcacttcacattccaggatgtctggctctaggtgagtgatcacaccatcgtgattatctgggttgtgaagatctttttagtaccgttcttctgtgtatccttgccacctcttcttaatatcttgtgcttctgttaggtccataccatttctgtcctttatcgagcccatctttgcatgaaatattcccttggtatctctaatttttcttgaagagatctctagtctttcccattatgttgttttcctctatttctttgcattgatcactgaggaaagctttcttatctctccttgctattatttggaactctcttttcaaatgggaatatctttccttttttcctttgcttttcacttctcttcttttcacagctatttgtaaggctttctcagacagccattttgctttttttcatttcttttccatgggaatggtcttgatccctgtctcctgtacaatgtcacaaacctctgtccacagttcatcaggcactctgtctatcagatctagtcccttaaatctatttctcacttccactgtataatcataagggatttgatttaggtcatacctgaatggtctagtggttttccctactttcttcaatttaagtctgaatttgcaataaggagttcatgacctgagccacattcagctccccgtcttgtttttgctgactatctagagcttctccatctttggctgcaaagaatacaatcaatctgatttcggtgttgaccatctggtgatgtccatgtgtagagtcttctcttgtgttgttggaagagggtgtttgctatgaccagtgcattctcttggcaaaactctattagcctttgccctgcttcattccatattccaaggccaaatttgcctgttactccaggtgtttcttgacttcctacttttgcattccagtcccctataatgaaaaggacatctcacatgctagtaaagtaatgctcaacattctccaagccagacttcagcaatacgtgaactgtgaacttccagatgttcaagctggttttagaaaaggtagaggaaccagagatcaaattgccaacatctgctggatcatcgaaaaagcaagagagttccagaaaaacatctatttctgcttcattgactatgccaaagcctttgattgtgtggatcacaagaaactgtggaaaattctgaaagagatgggaataccagaccacctgatctgcctcttgagaaatgtgtatgcaggtcaggaaacaacagttagaactggacatggaacaacagactggttccaaataggaaaaggagtacatcaaggctgtatattgtcaccctgcttatttaacttatatgtagagtacatcatgagaaatactgggctggaggaagcacaggctggaatcaagattgctgggagaaatatcaataacctcagatatgcagatgacaccactcttatggcaaaaagtgaagaggaactaaaaagtctcttgatgaaagtgaaagaggagagtgaaaaagttggcttaaaagtcaacattcagaaaactaagatcatgggatctggtcccatcacttcatgggaaatagatggggaaacagtggaaacagtgtcagactttacttttttgggctccaaaatcactgcagatggcgactgcagccatgaaattaaaagacgcttactccttggaaggaaagttttgaccaatctagatggcatattaaaaagcagagacattactttgccaacaaaggtccatctagtcaaggctatgttttttccagtagtcatgtatggatgtgagagttggactgtgaagaaagctgagcgctgaagaattgatgcttttgaactgtggtgttggagaagactcttgagagtcccttggactgcagggacatccaaccagtccatcctaaaggaaatcagtcctgggtgttcattggaaggactgatgctgaagctgaaactccaatactttggccacctgatgcaaagagttgactcattggaaaaaaccctgatgctgggagggactgggggcaggagaagaaggggatgacaggatgaggtAGCTGGATGGcctcatcgactcgatggacgtgagtctgagtgaagtccaggagttggtgatggacaaggaggcctggcgtgctgcgattcatggtgtcgcaagagtcagacacgactgagccactgaactgaactgaccacttAAGACACTTTACTGCCATCTGCTGGGAAATAACTGTCATTAACATCTACACTTCACTATGAGgctagttgttcagtcgctcactccagtcactaagtcgtgtctgattctttgcgaccccatggactgcagcacgccagccttccctgtccttcacaatctcctgtgctttgttcaagctcatgtccattgagttgaggatgccatccaaccatctcatcctctgttgcctgcttctcctgccctcaatctttctcagcatcagggtcttttccaaggagtcggctcttcgcatcaggtggccagagtattggagcttcagcttcagcatgagtccttccaatgaatattcaggattgatttcctttaggatgatgCCAGAGGTGCCAGCATGGATGTGGCATCTTTGTGCTGTGTACAACTTACCCAGCTTAAAAGTTGGCCCTTGTTCCTGGGTCAACTGGGCTTGAAGGTGATGGTCttctctctttctgccctctcaTAGCCAGATTCAATGCCGGTTCTTCATGCGGGGGAATGGCCGCTGCCCTTTCAAATCAGACTGCATTTACCTGCACCAGCTTCCAGATGAGGCCCCGAGTTTTGATCCTCTCTGGCCTGAGAGTATGCAGCTGGCCTCTGTGAGTGAGGTGGTAATAGCAGGGGTATGGAGGTTGGGAAGGCTGCTAGTTAAGCTTTATAATAAATGTCTGATAGATGTTAAACCTACATATGATATCTATGACATTGATGGTGTCTGTGTGGATGTGGTACTTTTGTGCTATGTACAACCTGCCCAACCTATGTGTCAGCCTTGACTCTGGTACCAGGCACGACTAGAGCTGAAGCTGATGggttttcacttatttctttttctactcccAGGTGGTGGGCACACCAGTGTTCCTAGGGGGCACCGAGCCAGACGAGGGAGTGTTCTTCATGGACCGTGCCCTGGGCGTGGCTTTCTGGGGTTCAGAACTCCTCCTGGACCCCAATAGTTCTTACAAGTGCCTGCTATAACCAGGATCAATGTGTGGGGGATGGGGCCGAGGGGCAGGGGTTGCCAGGTAGTAGGTATTTCCCCTTTTGGGGCTTGGTAAGGGACGAAAGTAGCAAGCCTTCTACCCTCATGAACTGCAGGAGTGACACAGCTGGGGAACGAAGCGAGGGGGTAGGGTTCTCAATGTCTTGGCAGGGACTTGGTTTTTAACTTTGCTCTTTTGTAAAAGGATTCTGAAGGAAACCAATAAAATGTACCTAAACCATCACTCCTGGTGTCTGAAGAGTCTGCTTATACCTCAGGCGTGCCTGCATCCCAACCAAGGGGTTGCTTCTGCACTTAATCTGTTGCAGTATCACTTGTGATTGGCTTTTGGAAAACTTCACTTTATGCCCATAAGAGAATGAGATAAGAAAGGGCAAATAACAACATAAGTACTACAAAGAAGAGTGGTGTCAGGGATCCCATGAAAGGATCTCGAGTATTCCTTCAGGGATCTTGAACCACACTTTTAGAGAACACTTTTTAAGAActtttctctctcatctccttcccATCAGCTAGAATGCAGACCTTGAAGGGCACGAGCTAGAGCCACTACAAAGTAAAGCTTTCTTTGTTTGTTGAGGGTGGGGAAAGCATTGAAGGTGGTTTAGCATTCTTGGCCCTGCCCACTACTTATCAGGGCCTCCCCAACTCCTTGCCCCCAACGTCATTAGAAGATCAAAAACATCTCCTATGAAGTTAGAACTGATAGCCTGAGAGAGAGGTTCCTGGAAGAAATTTCTTTCCTACTATTTTGGCCTTTGCAAAGCAGGCACTATCTAAGATATCCTCCTTATTCCTTTCCAGtattgttcagtcgcttcagtcgtgtccagctctttgtgatcccatgcattgtagctctccaggctcctctgtctatgggatttcccaggcacgaatactggagtaggttgccatttcctcctccagtggatgtGCCCAGacacttggcaggtggattctttaccactgagtcacctgggaagtccagtccTATCCAATAGCTCCCTTgaaatcattttggaaaaaattataaaactgactCTAATGGAAATCTGATACAGCTCAAAATATGCCTATGGCTTCCCATACTATTCAGAGTAAAAGACAAGTTTCCCTCTGGGACCTCACGGCCTCACAAAATCTGGTCTGGTTATCTTTTCAATCTCATCTATTTTTCTCCAGCAGGTGCACTCAGCTCCAGCCAGGCTTCTGCTCAAAGCCTAACCATAACCTTCTTCCCAGAATGGTCTCCTCATAGACCTCTACCTGGCTTCCTTCCGTATCTCCTTTAGATTCAGCTTGCCTGACCACCTATTTAAAACTATCTCACTCTATCTCTGTTCCCTCCTATCACAAACAGTCATTCTATTGTTTACGTATTCAGTTGTCTGTTTCCTCACTTGAGTGTCAGCAACAAAAAGGGCAAGGGTCTTTATTTTGTTCCCTGTATCCTTAGCCCTAGGTGATCAGTAAAAGGCTTATTGATCGAATGGATGTATGCATGGCAGCAGAAGCTGGGAAGACAGAAATACAAGCTGGCACCCAAAGGAGGCTTTATGGGGGTCCTGTGGGGCTCTTCTCCCCTCTGCCTTTATTTCCATCCTCTGCTATGATCCCTCCCTTCGCGGGAAGACTTGCCTCCTCCAGCAGATTTCCCTAAGCTGAAACACTGGGAAATGGAGGCTCTCTTGGTCCTTTATAAACAACCACAGCAAGGACACTTCTTGATCTCTGAGAGGAAGATTACAGTAGCTAGACTTTTTGCTATATAGATAACATTGGATTTTACTGCAACTCCCATTCTCTGGTGTACTTACACATCAAATATTTCTGGAGATGGCTGAAACTCAAATGATAGCAGCTAATGGCCTGTGGAAGAGGTGACGTTACGGTGTTTTATGATCAAATCCTATGCCAAAGCCCAAGATCTACAAGCAACATGGGCGTCAGTTTAAATTAAATAGGTCTGGATTCAGAAGTATTGAATACAACTAACCCTGATATCTGTTCTGTACCTCCGCCCTCATCGCTTACCTGAAGGAAGGTAAGGACCCGCTCCTCCATCAAGCCCTGTCCCACCCAATCTCTTGCATGACCCCGCCTACAAGCCTGTTTCTCTGTAGCCCCGCCCCAACTCTGGCCCCGCCCCATCAGCTGACCGGCAGTCGGCCTTTGCCCCCTCCCCTGCTCGGTTCCTGCTTCCGGCCCGGCGCATCCTGGCCCCGCCCCTTCCGGCTTtcccccgcgccccgcccctAGCCGCACCTCCCGCTTCTTTGCTGACCGCTCGAGTTCCGCGCGCTGGTCGGGTGTCCCCGTGAGCTGAGGAGGGAACTTGGCTGGAGCGGCGCTGTCCTCAGCCTCCCTTTTCCCAGGCCCCGGAGCTGAGGCCCGAAGCCGGACCGCGGGGCGGCGCGACTCCCCGATCCTGGGCATGGAGGCCTTGGAGGCTGAGACCGCTCGGGCTGAGGACGCAGAGCCGGCGGCGCCCTGGGCTCGGCTGGAGGCCCCTGGCCGCCTCCTGCTGCAGGCGTTGCAGGCCGGGCCCGACGGGGCGCGGCGTGGTCTAGGCGTGCTGCGGACACTGAGCGGCCGCGGTGGGGAGCCCTTTGCCTGGGGCGGCGTCCTCGAGGCGCTGTGCCGGGAGGAGCCCGTCGTGGAGGGCCCGGACTGTCGCCTGGAGCTGTAAGTCGTCCGCCCGCGTTCCTCCGGCCCTGTCGGTGCCCTCATCCTCTAGGGTCGTGTGAAGCAGGAGCTGGCGCTACCCGCTGCTCTAGATGTGTTTTTAATCCCCACACACAAATAaaaggtttctttcctgcctcACATAGCCCAAGTGTCTTTGTGTGTGATGACAAATAGCAGAGTCACGTACTGAGAGGTTCAGAAGCGTGAAGGGTGGTGACCCCTGTGAGTTACAGGGACTGCCGAGGGGAGCACAGGGCTGCAGACTAAGCATTACTCAGCGTTCTGGAGTatcatttttacataaaatttcagaaaggtcttttttttttcttgtttacatAAAACAGGTATGGATCTATtacagggttcagttcagtcacagttggtccaactttttgcgaccccatgaactgcatcatgccaggcctccctgtccatcaccaactcctggagtttactcaaactcatgtccattgagttggtgatgccatccaaccatttcattctatgtcgtccccttctcccaccttcagtctttcccaacatcagggtgtttgcaaatgaatcagctcttcgcatcaggtggcccaaagtattggagtttcagcttcagcatcagtccttccaatgaatgttcagaactgatttcctttaggattgcctggttggatctatctgtagtccaaggaactctcaagagtcttctccaacaccacagttcaaaagcatcaattcttcagcgctcagctttctttatagtccagctctcacatccatacatgactactggaaaaaccatagctttgactagacggacttttgttggcaaagtaatatttctgctttttaatatgctgtctaggttggtcatagcttttcttccaaggagtaagcatcttaatttcatggctgcaatcaccatctgcagtgatttggagcccaagaaaataaagtttgtcactatttccgttgtttccccatctatttgccatgaagtgatggattaCAGGGTAGGTTCCAATTTTTGAGCTGAAATAGGAGATGTCAAAGAGCAGGGTCTAGTGTAGTGTAGAATAGATGCTCGCTTGTTGAGTGATTTCCATGTTGTCTTCACTTCCATCCACACTGACCCTCAGGTGCTGCCTTCCAGCACTCCCCACCCACTTCTGTCCGGCGCAATGTAGCCTCTAACTCTAGCCAGCCTGCCCTGTGTTCTTTCAGCGAGATGCTCCTAACGGTGCCCTCCCTCTGCCACCCAGGAAACCACTGCTGCTGCGATTGCCCCCGTTATGCCGGAGAAACCTGATGTCCCTGCTCATGGCTGTTTGGCCATCGCTGCCCGAAAGCAGGCTCCTCCCTGTGCTGCAGGTTGCGAGGCAGGATCCAAGTCCTGACCCTGATCCCTGGCTCCAGGCCCTTGGAGAATTTCTGCAAAGGGATCTGAGTGCTGGCGTCTCCACTGATGGAGCGTCCCCATTGTCTGAAAGGTGCCAGAGACAGCTCCAAGGCCTGTGTAGGCGGCTGGGCCAAGGGGGCAGGAAGTTGAAGTTGCCCCCGACTCCAGATTCTGAAGGagaaggagggcaggaggaggacaaGGACTCCCAGCAGCCTGGGAAACGCAGGAAGGAGCCAGAGGAAAAGCCTGTCAGTCCTGAGGGGGAGAGGGCCCCCAAAAGGCTCCGGTGTTTGGAAAAGGAAGGTCATGAGGAGAAGAGACCTGAACACGAATCTTTGGAATCCCTGGCTGATGGAGGAGGTGCATCATCCATTACAAACCAGGCTGTCATGGGACCTGAGCCCAGTGAGGCTGGTCAGAGTCTAAAGGATGCTAAGGGCCTACCTGAGAGTTTGGAGTTGCCCAAAGTTATCCAGGTACTAGGGTGAGGTGGCTGCTTTAGAGTGATCTTTTGGAGTGGAGGGTTCATACAGGGCAAAAGCTGGCTGGGACACTGTCCCCTTTGGAATGACTGTAGTCTGCAGAGCAAGGGGAAGGAGGTGGGCTTGAGGGAATGTCGTTTCTGCTCCACAAGCTTCTGAGAAGAGGGTAGGGAAGGGAGGGACTGGAGGTGGGAACCCTTGAACTAATGATCAGTATTGTGAGATCAGGGGTACCGGGAATAGGAAAGGCTCTGGAGCTACCCCTGCCGCCCCACCTTATGGGAAATGGGGGAGTTGTCCCAGCATCCAGCTTgacctcccagcccagggcctggtcTAGCCCC contains:
- the FANCE gene encoding Fanconi anemia group E protein isoform X1; the encoded protein is MEALEAETARAEDAEPAAPWARLEAPGRLLLQALQAGPDGARRGLGVLRTLSGRGGEPFAWGGVLEALCREEPVVEGPDCRLELKPLLLRLPPLCRRNLMSLLMAVWPSLPESRLLPVLQVARQDPSPDPDPWLQALGEFLQRDLSAGVSTDGASPLSERCQRQLQGLCRRLGQGGRKLKLPPTPDSEGEGGQEEDKDSQQPGKRRKEPEEKPVSPEGERAPKRLRCLEKEGHEEKRPEHESLESLADGGGASSITNQAVMGPEPSEAGQSLKDAKGLPESLELPKVIQDQVPRLQQLLKTLGKGLEGLEGTPPVELQLLQECSPGQVDLLCAQLQLPQLLDTGLLQLCTWLLALSPDLSLGNATVLTRSLFLGRIVSLTSSASRLLTTALTSFCTKYPYAVCRALLGPVLQAPGIGPAQTELLCCLTKDKALEPDVQVLMLGQILELPWKEETFLVLQSLLERQVEMPPEKFSVLMEKLCKEGPVATTSMAYAKLLLTVMTKYQANITEPQRLGLAAAVELNTTFLRKSLQAALRHLTP
- the FANCE gene encoding Fanconi anemia group E protein isoform X2 encodes the protein MEALEAETARAEDAEPAAPWARLEAPGRLLLQALQAGPDGARRGLGVLRTLSGRGGEPFAWGGVLEALCREEPVVEGPDCRLELKPLLLRLPPLCRRNLMSLLMAVWPSLPESRLLPVLQVARQDPSPDPDPWLQALGEFLQRDLSAGVSTDGASPLSERCQRQLQGLCRRLGQGGRKLKLPPTPDSEGEGGQEEDKDSQQPGKRRKEPEEKPVSPEGERAPKRLRCLEKEGHEEKRPEHESLESLADGGGASSITNQAVMGPEPSEAGQSLKDAKGLPESLELPKVIQDQVPRLQQLLKTLGKVDLLCAQLQLPQLLDTGLLQLCTWLLALSPDLSLGNATVLTRSLFLGRIVSLTSSASRLLTTALTSFCTKYPYAVCRALLGPVLQAPGIGPAQTELLCCLTKDKALEPDVQVLMLGQILELPWKEETFLVLQSLLERQVEMPPEKFSVLMEKLCKEGPVATTSMAYAKLLLTVMTKYQANITEPQRLGLAAAVELNTTFLRKSLQAALRHLTP